The Cryptomeria japonica chromosome 9, Sugi_1.0, whole genome shotgun sequence DNA segment TGATACTCATCGTCACCATTTTCCAGTTTTTGTGACAAATTTTGTGGTTTTTTGTTGGGGTCTAGGCACTATTTTGTAAGTTGGGGGATGCTTTAGCTATGGGTATGTGTAGGTCTTATGTACTAGACTGTATGGATTCTATAAATATTGAAACATATATGTCAATAGTAGTGGCGGGGACTGTAATTACAATTTATGATGAAAAGTCTGCTAGGAATAGTTAGAATGGAGTGGATGATGGTAGATATGGACCAATACCAGTCCagttgaaaatgtaaatctttttttAATTAATACAAAGGATGCTACCCCTAGCAGCTATTAAAATACcccaaaaaattataaaataaaaatcaatggTTGTTGAAAGAGGTGAGACATGTTCCTGATTTGAGAAGAAATTTAATATCAATAGGAAATCTAGAAATTGGAGGTTGTGTAGTTACATTTACAAACAATTCGTAGAAGGTCACTAAAGTCTCCTTGATAATAGAAAAAGGAGAAAAGGTAGGTACATTGTATTTATGTATTGGTAATTTTGTTTCTTCGACTGTTTCCATATCTTTCATAGAAATAGATACAACTTTATGGTATAATACACTTAGGCACATGAGTACAAAGGGGATGAATATTCTCCATTCCAAGAATTTATTGCCTAGTTTGAAGCAATTTGATCTATGAAAATTGTGTCTATAGAAAACAAAAGAGAGTCAAATTTCTCAAAGTTGGGAAGGAAAAGAAGAGTGAAAAGTTAGAGCTCATGCATTTAAATGTACGGGGACCtactcaagtatcatctcttggtggctcttaatATTAATGTTACTTTAATTGAGGATGCATCTAGAAAAATGGGTTTATTTCattcccccaaaaaataatgtaTTTGATACTTTTAAGAAAGGGAAATATTTGTTTGACAATGAGACATGAAATACATTGAAGTGTCTCAGGTCTAATAATGGAGATGAATATTGTAGCAAAGAATTTGATAGTTATTGTTCATACCATGGAATTCATAGGTAGAAGATGGTTCCAGGTGTAGAGCTTTTTAATTGTACTTGAgattggaatactaattcacaactcgAGGATTTTTATCCACACCGAGCAACCCTTCCTGGattagaagctacatttaattgtcaacccagggatgtcaACTTGAAGTGATTCAACACTATATTAACAATATGGATGCCTTATAAGTTTTTCTATCAGTTGTGTatagaaaataaactcaaaataatAATATGAATTGAAAACATAACAATGCTAGAAATAAAACTTACAACATAGCAGTGGTTGCAAGAAGACCGGTTATTTGCAAGAGCAGTGACTACAGGCAGATTGTTCTAAAAatgatgaaattaaatatattgaaATAAAATCTACCTTAAACAACTGATAactaacaataaagcataataaaCAACAATCTAAACTACTACAAAACTAAACTACAATGGAGTCACaattcctcaagtggcccttgcttgagttgctaCAATTTTAGTCATTAGCATTCAACATCCAATCTACAAGCTTCATTGCTCAAATCATCTCCTTATTGCAAATCAaagattatatttatatatatcaggcTTGTTGATTGAACATAGACATTGTTAACAAGACTCGACACTAATCGGACTACACTCTCTACATTACTCTCACAACTCAACAAGATCTCATAATTATGCACGAGACTTGAGAGTTAGATTAAGTacaaactcaaaaaattattacaaATTTTATTTCTCTCATGAGAGtaaggagatgacttattctactGATGATTCATAATAAAGactaaactaacaagagttgagagagttctaatcctcttcaAATTCTCACAACTATAAAATATAGTCATGGTTAAACATATGTacaaaatatgttataattattaATGAATCACTATATATTGTTTCCAAAAGTTTCTCCAATGTTCTTACACTTTAATAACTCCAAATACACTAATTCATCAAGAGGTGGAAGAGTCCAAGTCGaattagaactcaatccttaactgTTGCCTGGAAATCTTCTAGTTTGTCTTAGTCAACTTCTAGTGAATGGTTCTCCTTAACTATTACAAATCAGCTCAAACATTTTGGTAGGATTTTATATCTCCTTTTAATCtttccaaatcatttttaaaaatttgaatctcaTTAAGAAATGAGTTAGATATTCCCATTTTACACCAATTGgttttttgactttttttgcatTTCCAATCAACTAGTACATCTGTTAATTGCCAAATTGTTCCTCCTCCCTTCTAGCTGCATGAATGAATCAAACCACTTAAAAACAACATGTTAATCCTTCCAAAATATTTTACattcaataataaccatttattataatattttaccattatttagcatcaactaggtagacatacatatgcatatcaaacaccattaatcctagttaatgcttcataaAACCAAGGTaatatttggaaatgacttggaaaGACATTATTAAAATGAGGTaaaatttcaaaaatcatgaaataatatggtcaatttaaTGGCTGATCACCAGGaacaccacaagaaaatggtgtatctaaaaggatgaatagaactatcatggaGCATGCAAGAAGTGCGAGATTGCATGCAGGATTATTCTTATACTTTGGGCACATGTTGCAGATACTATTGCTTACTTAATAAATAGAGGGATTTAAAGTTCCTTAGATGGTGGTaatctagaggaggcatggatggGTAAAAAGGTAAAGTACTCATTTCTAAAAAAACATTGGTTGTGAAGAATTTGTCCATATTGACATAGAAACTAGAACAAATCTTGAATCAGTATCCAAGAAGTGTAATTTTATTAGGATATGGAGTTAATGATCTTGGCTATCATTTATGAGGTTATGAAAATTACAAAATCATTAAGAGTAGATATGTCATATTCAATGACAAGGTTGTGTATAAAAAATATTTACAGGAAAAGAAACAGGAGGAGAAAAACACATAATACATGGTCCTTGATTAAATCCTAAAAAATATAGTACCATCAGTACcacaaaatattgaaaaatcaaaGCAACAGCAGGTACCTCAAACTCCTACAAGAAGATCTACCAAGATAAGTAGACCCCCTGAACAATACTCTCCCTcgttatattatttattattgattgattctagtgaaccaaaatgttatgcaaatgcaatgcgGGTAGAAACTAGAAAGAAGTGGGAGCAAagaatgaaagaggagatggactctttGATACAAAACTAGAAGTGGGACTTGGTTTAAATGTCTTAAGGTAAAAGATCATTATCGAACAAATGAGTTTACAGGCTAGAAGAAGATCATGGAAgtaagaaaagatataaggccaaacttgttgTAAGAGGTTATGCATAGGAAaaaaggtattgattttgatgaaatattttatcCTGATGTTAAGATGACTTCAATTCAAACTATTCTACTTCCTTTGGCTATTTAAAACTTGCATATTGAACAATTAGATGCAAAGAAAGTTTTTCTCTGTGGAGATTTGGAGGTCGAGATTTATATGCAACAACCAAAGGGATATGAGGTTAAACGTAAGGATGACTTAGTGTGCAAGTTAAAGAAAAAGGTTGTATGATGTAAAGCAAGCACCTTggcaatggtatttaaaattcGACATTTTCATGGTTGAACAAGGTTACAATAAATaacattctaatcattgtgtttattttgaGAGATTGGATACTGGCAGCTATATTATCATGTTATTGTATGTTGATGGCATGCTTATTGTGATCTAATATGTAGCATATCAATGAATTTAAGTAGAAATAAAcaaagtcattttctatgaaggatttgggtgcaacaaaacaaatccttggtatgagaATAATTATAGATAGGAAAAACACATATTAACATTGTTTCAAGGTGATTGGAAtagagaaggtgttgaaaagatttcaaatgcaagatgcaaaaatagttagtacacctttgcACAGTCATTTTAAATAGACTAAGGAGACGTGTCCCAAAAATAAGAGGATATGGACCACATGTCAATTTTTTCATACTCTTCAACGGTTGGTAGCTTGATGTATGACATGGTTTGTACAAGGTCACATATTGCACATGGAGTGAGAGTTGTGAGCAGGTATATAAAGAATCGTCAAAAAGAGAATTGGAATGAAGTAAAGTAGATTCTCAAGTATTTGAGAGGTTCTACTACTTAGGAAATATATTTTTTAGGTTTTTAATTCCACTCTACAAGGATATGTTGATTTAGATCTAGTAGGAGATATTAATGGCAAGAGGAGCACGATAAAATATGTGTTTACTGTAGGTGGAACAACAATTAGTTGGATTTCACGATTGCAAAAGGTTATTGCACTCTCCACCACAAAGGCAAAGTATTTTGTTGCTACTGAGGCTAGTAATGGGATGATCTAGTTACAAAGGTTTATGAAGGAATTGGGAAAGTGACTGAAGAATAACATGTTGtatagtgatagttagagtgtcattcatcttgcaaagaactcgaCCCTTCACTCTAAGATGAAACATATATAGATCAGGTACCATTTCATATTCTCAATTTTAGAGGATGGGAAATTGAAGCTATAAAAGATACACACTAGCCAAAATCCTACAAATATGTTGGCCGAGGCAACAACTTGagagaaattgatttcttgtttaGTTTCTATTTGCCTTCAAGAATGATAATAGTGGAAATGAAAAACAAGCCAAGTCCAAGTGCATCAATCTAGTGGGAGCTATAGGTGTAGCAGTGTTCATTAAGGACCAGTCTCCAAgtgggatattgttttggtttcAAGCCTAATTAGACtccaaatgggagattgttggtatgtggtGTCTGGTCATGTTGCTAGGATCATATTTTGGTGATTTTGTCAGTCACATTCTTTTCCCAAATCAATTAACAAGGGAGTGCAGGGGGGAAGAGAGCCCCCTTGTGGAGCCCAAGGGGCTCATCCCCTAGGTAGGGACCCGACGCTAGAGCCCATGGTAGAGGTTTGGGGTAGCAACTCCAGCCAAGGGTTCCAAGGGAAGCACCCCTAAAGTAAAAATTGcccattatttaataaataaattgacTATTATTTTGGCATGTAACCTTTGCAAACTACCAAAAGGCTTGATAAATAGGTGGTTGTGGAATGCGAAAATGTCATATTGTAATTTTCTCTTCATTGGATAATAGAAAAGAAGTGGACGATTGTTTCTCTTGTGGATGTAGCCCatattgggtgaaccacattaaatatttgtgttattgtgattttttttgtttttccctcCTCTCTTGTTCTACAttgtatttaatattatttattcttaAATTCTTCCTTAAAACCCTGACATAGAGTAAGCAAAAAGTCACTTTAAGAGGGTGAATGACCCCTTGCAATAATCAATATATTAACAAGAGATGTGGTATACAGGTTTTCAAAAGATACAATGGAGATCATCGCATCTTGGGGAACATTGTTTATCCAAAATACCAAGTCAACTTACATAAGGCTTAGTGGTTTCCATGAAGAGTAATTCTTTCTTCCTTGTTGTTGCAATGACAAAGTTATTCTTTTGGAGTTTACAAGGAAAAATGTGTAGGTCCAATCCCTCCTAACCTCAAAACATAAGCTTGGAGTAAAATTTACTTTTTAGGATAGGTTTTTATGAATGCTCCAATGTGTTGAAAGCACAAACTGCAATTCACGAGCTTCAAGTTATGAAGTTCACCATTGTGAGAAGAGAATAAGCTATGATCCCATGGGTAAGTTGAAATACCTAATGCGAGATTCCTTTCCCAATCATCAAACGACACTAGAGGAATCCCAAAGATAAGAATATATAAATTGTACAAACACAACACACACTCAAAGGGAACAATGAACATTGAAAATCTAGATAGTAAGCATACCTATCATCGTGACTACATAAGAAGATGCAAGAAATGGAATATTATTACTAGGGGGTGTAATGAGTTCAATCATGAGCAGTTTTTAGATGTTACCCATAAACTAGTGGCCCTAAGAATGATTCAGTCAAAATTCTCAAATAAAACATTTCACGCtcatatatttaataaaatcaGGGCCTAGCCACGAGGCTTCAAACTTCTAATTTTTCCCTTTGTTATATGATCGAACACCCCAAATTACTATTTACGTTCTCATCAAATAGTAGTTTTAGGTTCTATTTTACGAAAAATTTATCATGGTCTATTCTACTTATTTCATCTTTCTTAGCCAATTGGTTATTTATTTGGTTGATGGAATTGTCTTTACCCTATCAATTCACCACAACAAattatacacatatctatatatttACAACTCACAGAGTTTCTCACACACTAGCTTATATGGAGGTATTCATATGGTTTTCTTTTTGAGTGACACTCTTGACCCATATTACAAAATAAATCTTTCCATCTTGTATCTTTTTATTTAATCTACAGTAGTTTTGTTTGTCATCATCAATTTTAGTTGCTATATTTAATTTACCCATTACCCTTGGGATGTTTATAATGAAGGGTATGTGCTATTGATCCCATGTtagatataaaaatatataaattcatatTCTCAAAAGCACATGCTATTATCTATAATAATCTTTTGTGGCACCCAAAATCTACTAACAATACCGATCAATAAGAAGTCTATCACTACCTTAGTTTTGGCACTTTTTCTAGATAACCTCAAACCACTTGGTAAATTAATTTGTTGCTACTGGAATCCAATTTGAAATAATTACTAGGTTTCTTGATATTTTTTCCCCATGAAATCAACCTCTTGTTGTAGTTAATGTTTTATCTAAGATTGTTCTAGTGAGAATTTCCTAATAAATTCACCTTCTAGAAAACCTTTGGTGGGCCTCGCACCTTCTAAACATTTTGGTCACACCCTTAAACATGGATAACCACTAATGTGTTGTTGGAAACCcgagttattgtcattgatgtcaacctatcttgtaTTGTCATCGATGTTGAAGTAaggatggtgtagtggaagtttaaatatgcaagaaagagtatttatgtgtTCTGGTATTGTTGAGTTGTATTGTGGAGATGTTGAAGTGTTTCCAAAGGATTGGTGCAGTGGAAGTTTCAAcatgtaggaaacaatatttatgcaagaaatattttttaatgtcccattggaagaatgctttgcattgctTTGGTATGTGAATATTATATGTTATGGTTATAGATATAATGTTTAGGATCTATGCATATTGCACTATCAAATTTGTAGGTTCTCTATTACTCAAATGTTAGAATTGGTTGTTGTTGTCTTTGATAGTAAGGTTGTCTGTCAGAACGAGTCGAAAGAATGCTTGGTGGATTTCAGATATGTAGATTAAAGTGCAAGggtttggaggacatgtttatgtggtttgtgtagtgttccaaTTCAGTTTTCAGGTGATGATTTGATTGGCAGGTGGAGTTATGATGTTTAGAGTTATGTGTTGTTAGCTAGTCTAGTTTTCAGTTGACCGTGGTAATGTATCTTacttggatcatattattttggtctagGTTTGCTTTGAAAGATGAGTTTACTtagtgttttgggtctcaccatggtgtgtggagatccatgTCGTGTAATTTGCATTGGAGATTTGTTTTGGGGGTGATTGGTTAACATGCTCTAATATCTATCTACATGCTTCATTTGATGTCGACCTTGGAAGATGTATTAGCCTGTACATGGTTCATTGGAATAATTTGGAAATTATATgttgtgatgtttttgggtcctATCTATTTCCTAGGGTGGGCCAAAATGAATATTTTAGGTTTAGGTGGCCAAATTCatgtaatattgtatattttatttgtgGTCGACTTAGCTAAGGGTTTTAATGATTAATATTATATGTAaaggagtgtggatgtatgagtgAAGGTATAAAATGAGTGTGAATTGATAAGCAATAGATATTAATAATCTGTAACCAGATTTGAAGTTGGAGTTGGAGTTGCTTGAAAATCAACTGTGAAGAGCTTTGATAATAATATCTTTTCTATGACAATTTTTTGAGATAGAGTTTGAAGTGATATGTTCTTGACATGATATCAGTCGCATGACACCATCATTAAAGGAAAATTTTATGATCATGAGATCTTGTTCCTTTCAATTTAGCTATTCCTTTCTTTGCCAGAAGACAATGAGTCTCTTGGAAGCTTTCTGTATCTTGCACTGAGACAGTGTGTTTCAGTTCTGCAggtcatttgtatcttgccctaaggttatgcaccttagttttgcaagtcctcttaggTGCAATGAGTTTCAAATGCAACATTGtcataaattatattcatattgtgagtttgattctcactgtggtttttccctgcttgggttttccacataaatctagtgttcatgtgtttgttttgCTTTGTGCTTTCACAAtttattattgttatgattatatGGTTAAGGTTTAAAGTTTTAGGATCAGATACTTATTATTAATGGTGCTTCGATctaatttacccccctctcaatcctatggtgtgttcaacGATTAGTATTAGAGTGAGGTTCTAAGAAGCTTAGCTGCTTGAGGAAGACTTAGGATGACACGAGATTACACCTTCAAGGCtccaaagtttgatggcacaaatatTGCTTATTGGAGAGAAAGGATGAAATATCATTTGGCAACTATGCTGGTTGAAATTTGGGAAAGCATTAAGAAGGGTTATAATGCTCCACAAAATGGTCCTACAACTATAGATGAAATCAAAACATATGAGAGTGATGCAAAGGATACAATTGCAATTGTCACTTGCTtgaatgatgcaatatttagcaaAGTTATAGAAGTGAAGttagctaaagaaatttgggagaaGTTGAAGAGTCTATGTGAAGGTGATGAAAAGACAAAGCAAGCCAAGCTTATAAATCTAAAGCACAAGTTTGGGAATGTGAGAATGTGTGAAGATAAAAACACTGAAGGTTATATTCATCAAGTGAATGAAATTGTAAATTCTCTTAGAGGTGTTGGTGGAATGGTAGAAGAAAGTAAATTTGTAAGGAAGATAATGGAAACATTTCCCAAAAGCTATAAACCTAAGAAGTATGTCATTGAGGAAAGTCATGACATGAATAAGTACATCATGGATTATCTCCTTCGTTCACTCACCGCCTTTGAGGTTGTTGAATTGGATGACATCAAAAAGGAAAGGAGGGAAACTACGTTCAAAGGTACAAAGAAGCTTGAATAAGAACTAGAAGAAAATAAAGGCATAATACAGACTGGagcaacaaaaaatattaaaaataatgtaGAATAAAATAGGCAAAACATAACAATTCACAATACACTCatatatttaatgtggttcacttGACGTGGGCTACATCCACAAAGAAACAATAGTCCAATTTCTTTTATTATCAAGCAAAGAGAAATTTACAGTTTGATGATTTTCACATTACACAACCACTTATTAATCAATCCATTTTTGGTTGTTTACAAAGGTTGGTTTACACGCCAAAACAATAGTTGACTTCTTTATTAAATAATGAACactataaaatttaattaatttagggggAAAATGCGATTgacaaagtcaccaaaatttaagtCCAACAATATGATAAGTCACCACATACCAATATTTTTTTCATAATATTGGCATTTAAACTCTATTTAAATTTGACCAAGTTAATTGTAAAATTTGTTCCTTTGAAAGTGTGTTGAGCTAGGAGCCAAGAACCTTGGTTGTAGCAAatatcacaaaaaaatcaaaattaggttaaattttttttttgggtaatAGAAGATTGCTTGTGGTGCTGGGCACACATCACTCCAagaaattttggtttgttctaagtttttgtgttgtctttcaagttgtaataatggaccaaccatttgggactcaatggagccatggttgagttgtccaagtttttgtTGTGTTCGGGATGTTATTAGTCTAgaaagttgtaatgttgatgtCTTTACCATTTCATCCTTGTATAAATTAGCTTTA contains these protein-coding regions:
- the LOC131858475 gene encoding uncharacterized protein LOC131858475, producing the protein MTRDYTFKAPKFDGTNIAYWRERMKYHLATMLVEIWESIKKGYNAPQNGPTTIDEIKTYESDAKDTIAIVTCLNDAIFSKVIEVKLAKEIWEKLKSLCEGDEKTKQAKLINLKHKFGNVRMCEDKNTEGYIHQVNEIVNSLRGVGGMVEESKFVRKIMETFPKSYKPKKYVIEESHDMNKYIMDYLLRSLTAFEVVELDDIKKERRETTFKGTKKLE